From a region of the Podospora pseudopauciseta strain CBS 411.78 chromosome 7 map unlocalized CBS411.78m_7, whole genome shotgun sequence genome:
- the RPS12 gene encoding 40S ribosomal protein S12 (EggNog:ENOG503P1R7; BUSCO:EOG09265CN0; COG:J), whose protein sequence is MSDVEETQQVADVEVEVSAEASKGQMSVLDALKGVLKLSLMHDGLARGLREASKALDRRQAHMCVLNESCEEEAYKKLVIALCSEHKIPLIKVPDGKQLGEWAGLCVLDREGNARKVVNCSCVVVKDWGEESQERSILLDYFQSEA, encoded by the exons ATG TCGGACGTAGAAGAGACTCAGCAGGTTGCCGacgtcgaggtcgaggtttCGGCCGAGGCCAGCAAGGGCCAGATGTCTGTCCTTGACGCTCTCAAGGGTGTTCTCAAGCTCTCCCTCATGCACGACGGTCTCGCCCGCGGTCTCCGTGAGGCTTCCAAGGCCCTCGACCGCCGCCAGGCCCACATGTGCGTCCTCAACGAGTCctgcgaggaggaggcctACAAGAAGCTCGTCATTGCCCTCTGCTCCGAGCACAAGATCCCTCTGATCAAGGTTCCCGATGGAAAGCAATTGGGCGAGTGGGCTGGTCTCT GCGTCCTCGACCGTGAGGGTAACGCCCGCAAGGTTGTCAACTGCTCTTGCGTCGTCGTCAAGGACTGGGGTGAGGAGTCGCAGGAGcgctccatcctcctcgactACTTCCAGTCTGAGGCTTAA
- the RPS22 gene encoding 40S ribosomal protein S22 (EggNog:ENOG503P2XK; COG:J) produces the protein MVRTSVLHDALNSINNAEKAGKRQVLIRPSSKVIVKFLQVMQKHGYIGEFEEIDDHRSGKIVVQLNGRLNKCGVISPRYNVRLSELEKWVVKLLPARQFGYVILTTSAGIMDQEEARRRHVSGKIIGFFY, from the exons ATGGTCCGCACTTCCGTCCTCCACGATGCCCtcaacagcatcaacaacgccgAGAAGGCCGGCAAGCGCCAGGTCTTGATCCGCCCTTCCTCCAAGGTCATCGTCAAGTTCCTCCAGGTCATGCAGAAGCACG GCTACATTGGCGAGTTCGAGGAGATCGATGACCACCGCTCCGGCAAGATCGTTGTCCAGCTCAACGGCCG CCTCAACAAGTGCGGTGTCATCTCCCCCCGTTACAACGTCCGCCTCTCTGAGCTCGAGAAGTGGGTTGTCAAGCTCCTTCCCGCCCGTCAGTTCGGCTacgtcatcctcaccacctcggcCGGTATCATGGACCAGGAGGAGGCCCGTCGCCGCCACGTCTCTGGCAAGATCATTGGCTTCTTCTACTAG
- a CDS encoding uncharacterized protein (COG:O; EggNog:ENOG503P4B1), producing MGKKDNKSGGGGGSKDAGKGGKGGKGKGGGGDDSGGKQQKGAQSINVRHILCNKMGEAEKAIERLQNGESFNTVAMEMSQDKARSGGSLGWKTKGSLLPEFEKVAYELPTSTTNKPSWGMAKTSEGYHVIMVEGRK from the exons ATGGgcaaaaaagacaacaaatccggcggaggaggaggcagcaAAGACGCCGGGAAAGGTGGGAAAGgtgggaaaggaaagggaggtggcggtgatGACAGTGGAGGGAAGCAGCAAAAGGGCGCCCAGAGCATCAATGTTAGACATATTCTT TGCAACAAAATGGGCGAGGCAGAAAAAGCCATCGAGCGGCTCCAGAACGGTGAGAGCTTCAACACTGTCGCGATGGAGATGTCGCAGGATAAGGCCAGGTCCG GAGGATCACTAGGCTGGAAAACAAAGGGGTCATTGCTGCCCGAGTTTGAAAAGGTGGCTTACGAACTACCCACCAGCACAACCAACAAGCCAAGCTGGGGGATGGCCAAGACGTCCGAGGGATATCATGTCATCATGGTCGAGGGACGCAAGTAG
- a CDS encoding uncharacterized protein (EggNog:ENOG503P5NE), whose protein sequence is MSSIFRFSRHRGGGTPEPNGPKAVLQRIHEVFHPHHRHSSISFSQAEDTWADSQRRRLSITSTSDTTVNNSSRPGLAIRTGSFWRNDPLRSAAAADDDDDGKLAPPSHDRRRVAQEDGSFSLQQSRHTSKSDKQGGQSSGVDTRSSSTTDPFSPSELLTLSDTIRSSLPDSLLFPDPSEPTQQLISFLEWALTAETTPPHHPSHDHRIEFNTIQHAHLDKLLSEILLTGKSLLPPTTTPNWPLSQCIDLADSLQRAWRRRFKERYFRIDESRTRQLLTKGGLQGVCWSDDNPCPSGENSPSPVMPRQEQEKWRPRLEGRYNVYTLPLLSGREEDIGGHGNRSKYVRTGGLKEMHVKLITLVGKEVRVLRGYLLRSGIAPGVGVRFDGIWKLASYRHKLDLGTGEYKLELGLERVANGQRAMREVLKVPRPSQIDEWDLFEKLEADKVRQVQGEAASYAWRMQREEARVEREMWKRAHRFRESICSLGSGGSFVEGLGGVMRKRSEVVLMTVLPAPPGKVKGGGDEARKKVRMDSRASTVVYDVSTGEAWEEGEEEGVKRSSTRISWEDVLNDALEIAKGSVGEWGPGGGLCRCRRGVDCRDRL, encoded by the exons atgtcCTCCATCTTCCGCTTCTCCCGCCaccgcggcggcggcaccccAGAACCCAACGGCCCCAAGGCTGTCCTCCAAAGAATCCACGAAGTCtttcacccccaccaccgacattcctccatctccttctcccaagcCGAGGATACATGGGCCGACTCGCAGCGGAGGCGCCTCAGTATCACCAGCACGAGCGACACCACggtcaacaacagcagcaggccgGGACTGGCTATCAGAACAGGAAGCTTCTGGCGGAACGACCCTCTCAGAAGCGCAGCAGCcgccgacgatgatgatgacggcaaGCTCGCTCCCCCATCTCACGACAGACGCCGTGTAGCACAAGAAGACGGGAGTTTCTCCCTGCAGCAGTCAAGACACACTTCCAAGTCTGACAAACAGGGTGGTCAAAGTAGTGGTGTTGACACCCGCTCCA GCTCAACAACagaccccttctccccctccgagCTCCTGACCCTCTCGGACACAATccgctcctccctccccgactccctcctcttccccgaCCCCTCCGAACCCACCCAGCAGCTCATCTCCTTTCTCGAATGGGCCCTCACGGCAGAAAccacacccccccaccacccctcgcACGACCACCGAATCGAGTTCAACACCATACAGCATGCCCACTTGGACAAACTTTTGTCGGAAATTTTGCTCACTGGCAAATCCCTTCTCCCCCCGACCACCACTCCCAACTGGCCGCTGTCTCAATGCATCGACCTGGCCGACTCGCTCCAGCGGGCCTGGAGGCGGAGGTTCAAGGAGAGGTACTTTCGGATTGACGAATCCCGAACCAGACAGCTTCTCACAAAGGGTGGGTTGCAGGGTGTTTGCTGGTCTGATGACAACCCCTGTCCTTCTGGGGAAAACAGCCCGTCCCCGGTGATGCCgcggcaggagcaggagaagtgGCGGCCGAGATTGGAG GGGAGGTATAACGTTTACACGCTGCCGCTGTTGAGcggacgagaagaagataTTGGGGGGCATGGGAATAGAAGCAAGTACGTGAGgacgggggggttgaaggagatgCATGTCAAGCTGATTACGCtggtggggaaggaggtgagggttttgagggggtaTTTGCTCCGGAGCGGGATCGcgccgggggtgggggtgcgGTTTGATGGGATCTGGAAGCTGGCGAGTTATAGACATAAACTGGACCTGGGGACGGGGGAGTACAAGCTCgagctggggttggagagggtggcgaATGGGcagagggcgatgagggaggtgttgaaggtGCCGAGGCCGAGCCAGATAGATGAGTGGGACTTGTTTGAGAAGTTGGAGGCTGACAAGGTGAGGCAGGTGCAGGGGGAGGCGGCGAGCTATGCTTGGAGgatgcagagggaggaggcgagggtggagagggagatgtgGAAGAGGGCACATAGGTTCAGGGAGAGCATTTGTTCTTTGGGGTCTGGGGGGTCGTTTGTGGAGGGTCtggggggggtgatgaggaagaggagtgAGGTTGTTTTGATGACCGTTTTGCCCGCGCCGCCGGGGAAGgtgaagggagggggggatgaggcTAGGAAGAAGGTGAGGATGGATAGTAGGGCTAGTACGGTTGTTTATGATGTTAGTACTGGGGaggcgtgggaggagggggaggaggagggggtgaagaggtCGTCGACGAGGATTAGCTGGGAGGATGTGTTGAATGATGCTCTGGAGATTGCGAAGGGGAGTGTAGGGGAGTGGGGGCCGGGTGGGGGGCTCTGCAGATGCAGGAGAGGTGTAGACTGT
- a CDS encoding uncharacterized protein (EggNog:ENOG503NZRH; COG:G), with translation MRNRQIGVLGAFLFLVFCVYSLSRSPGGLPRPRSPQKEPEDKPPEPPRIAIPITWTDDSNTKDTKPAPAPEGSHPIWYLTNQAEKEFEAVKGRQSRTLGEAVGEYKRRYGIPPPPNFDKWWDFATERGVVLVDEFDTVMELVTPFWGLKPATTRRRAREVIGFDDSLMGVQIRKGNVTSVFKARTAEWHQRGVLGMLEKFVGWLPDMDLAFNVNDESRVVVPFEDLERLVKVGLGVNMAKLKREKEPRNGWTDVGKVEGLDYEGRFDEGKLTRFNTFAHQPTWTHSRISCPPGSPARILEEGEQFDDRGRYSMGELGFVTNWTAMADICLTPSLQSTFGFFDRPNAYSVVHDLVPVFSPSKISSYQDLIFPSPWYYSGKVPYDPKKDPDWEEKMNRLYWRGSTTGGFSRNGGWRRQHRQRVVKKFNAVDKANILTNVGSSTSPNWTVASVPRGDYKSLLDVYFSHIGQCDPGDCAAQKEFFEIKEYAKQEDALKYKHVLDMDGNAFSGRFHAFLKSKSLVFKFAIFKEWHYEWLRPWAHYVPMSLKGEEWLELVRYFGEEGEGKREGERVAMQGREWAGKVLRGEDMEVWFFRLLLEYGRVVDDDRERIGFDM, from the exons ATGCGCAACAGGCAGATTGGCGTCCTGGGGGCGTTTCTGTTCTTGGTGTTTTGTGTTTATTCTCTGTCAAGAAGCCCAGGGGGTTTACCCCGGCCCCGTTCACCGCAAAAGGAACCGGAGGACAAGCCGCCTGAGCCACCCAGGATAGCAATCCCCATCACCTGGACCGACGACTCCAACACAAAAGACACCAAACCCGCCCCTGCCCCAGAGGGGTCGCATCCGATATGGTACCTGACCAACCAAGCAGAGAAGGAGTTTGAAGCTGTGAAAGGGAGGCAGAGCAGAACTTTGGGAGAAGCGGTGGGGGAGTATAAACGCCGGTACGGGATaccgcccccccccaactTTGACAAGTGGTGGGATTTCGCAacggagaggggggtggtgctggttgatGAGTTTGATACCGTCATGGAGTTAGTCACGCCGTTCTGGGGGCTGAAgccggcgacgacgaggaggagggcgagggaggtgatcgGGTTTGATGATTCGCTTATGGGGGTGCAGATCAGGAAGGGGAATGTCACTAGTGTTTTCAAGGCTAGGACGGCGGAGTGGCATCAGAGGGGTGTGCTGGGGATGCTGGAGAAGTTTGTGGGTTGGTTGCCGGATATGGACTTGGCGTTTAATGTCAATGATGAGAGTAGGGTTGTGGTGCCGTTtgaggatttggagaggCTGGTgaaggtggggttgggggttaaCATGGCGAAACTAAAGCGAGAAAAGGAGCCGAGGAATGGGTGGACTGATGTGGGAAAAGTGGAAGGGTTGGACTACGAGGGACGGTTTGATGAGGGGAAGCTGACGAGGTTTAACACTTTTGCTCATCAGCCTACTTGGACGCACTCGAGGATCTCGTGCCCGCCTGGGAGCCCGGCGAGAAtattggaggagggggagcagtTTGATGATCGGGGGAGGTACTCGAtgggggagctggggttTGTGACGAACTGGACTGCGATGGCGGATATATGTCTTACGCCTTCGCTCCAGTCGACGTTTGGGTTTTTTGACAGGCCGAACGCGTATTCTGTCGTTCATGATCTTGTTCCGGTTTTTTCGCCGAGCAAGATTTCGAGTTATCAGGATCTTATCTTTCCTTCTCCGTGGTATTACTCGGGGAAAGTCCCGTACGACCCGAAGAAGGATCCGGACTGGGAAGAGAAGATGAACCGGTTGTACTGGCGTGGCTCGACGACGGGGGGTTTCTCGCGCAATggaggctggaggaggcagcACAggcagagggtggtgaagaagttCAATGCGGTGGACAAGGCTAATATTCTTACCAATGTGGGCAGTTCTACCTCGCCTAACTGGACGGTTGCTTCTGTTCCCCGGGGGGACTACAAGTCTTTGTTGGATGTTTATTTCAGCCACATTGGGCAGTGCGACCCGGGCGATTGTGCCGCACAGAAAGAATTCTTTGAGATTAAAGAGTATGCCAAGCAGGAAGACGCGCTCAAGTACAAGCATGTGCTTGACATGGACGGGAATGCCTTTTCGGGGAGATTTCACGCGTTTTTGAAGAGCAAGAGCTTGGTTTTCAAGTTTGCCATCTTCAAGGAGTGGCATTATGAGTGGTTGAGGCCGTGGGCGCACTATGTGCCCATGAGCCtcaagggggaggagtggctggagctggtgaggtatttcggggaggagggggagggaaaacgagagggggagagggtggcgatgcaggggagggagtgggcGGGCAAagttttgaggggggaggacatggaggtttggttttttaggttgttgttgga GtatgggagggtggtggatgatgataggGAGAGGATCGGGTTTGATATGTGA
- the GEF2 gene encoding chloride channel (EggNog:ENOG503NU7S; COG:P), with protein sequence MQPTMSPINNGSSSSEPFPPFNNDHHYATSDADELDLLDDTDTAAILDNDPLSHHHHHHHQQQQQQPLSFKRKQKQTGIFSQPARLFNALTGRANPPRNSADIPPPPPPIQPPTGATRLDYIPGNGGSKSDSLPTDWLAEGPGRRVGYEDLTAIDWIFEYTKERQRQRSLLSRTTSLGFPLLGFLQRVLDASQVWVILILSGLAVGTLTAGIDVTTDWLGDIKYGFCSTTDGGAFYLSKTACCYGYDEISKCQGWKTWGNALGATSRGGVWFVEYAVYLVLAVMFALSASLLVKEYAVYAKHSGIPEIKTVLGGFIIRRFLGLWTLITKSLGLVLAVASGMWLGKEGPLVHVACCCANLFIKLFPSINNNEARKREVLSAAAASGISVAFGSPIGGVLFSLEQLSYYFPDKTMWQSFVCAMTAAMVLEAFDPFRSGKLVMYQVTYSSVWHGFELVPFVLLGLLGGVYGGLFIKANMWVARWRKSATWLPGPVIQVVAVAILTALLNYPNNYMRAQCSDLVSNLFSECSKLTDDQFGLCKTGAASAGTIILLIFAAVLGFFLAAITFGLQIPAGIILPSMAIGALVGRAIGIIMEIWQHNHPNFIAFRSCEPDVPCITPGTYAIIGAAAALGGVTRMTVSIVVIMFELTGALTYVLPIMVAVMISKWVGDAFSRRGIYESWIHFNEYPYLDNSEEIPIPDIPASQIMTRIEDLVVLTATGHTIASLTAVMEQHPYRGFPVVSDPRDAILLGYISRAELAYILHASTQPPRLLPPETEAFFAHQPLADPRTTLDLRQWMDQTPLTLPRGSRLHLAVSYFQKLGLRYVMFVDRGVLQGLLTKKDVWYVLNGAEETRRTAGRGEPMGGGVAREGGDGEREGLLGVGRGEEEVEVVSPIGDGGSNLL encoded by the exons ATGCAGCCCACCATGTCCCCGATTAACAACGGATCCTCGAGTTCCgaacccttcccccccttcaacaACGACCACCACTATGCCACCTCCGACGCCGACGAACTAgacctcctcgacgacaccgacacagccgccatcctcgacaacgaccccctctcccaccaccaccaccaccaccaccaacaacaacaacaacaacccctctcCTTCAAGCGCAAGCAGAAACAAACGGGCATCTTCTCTCAACCAGCCAGGTTATTCAACGCCCTCACCGGCCGAGCAAACCCCCCAAGAAACAGCGCCGacatccccccaccaccaccaccaatacAACCCCCCACCGGCGCAACAAGACTAGACTACATCCCCGGAAATGGAGGCTCCAAATCAGACTCATTACCCACAGATTGGCTCGCCGAAGGGCCAGGAAGGAGAGTAGGATACGAAGACCTGACAGCCATCGATTGGATCTTCGAGTACACCAAAGAGCGCCAGCGACAGAGATCATTACTCTCACGGACGACCTCTCTTGGGTTTCCTTTATTGGGGTTCTTACAACGGGTGTTGGATGCCTCACAAGTATGGGTCATTCTCATATTATCTGGCTTGGCGGTGGGGACTTTGACGGCGGGGATAGACGTCACGACGGATTGGCTGGGGGATATCAAGTATGGGTTTTGTTCGACGACGGATGGGGGGGCTTTTTACCTGAGTAAAACTGCTTGTTGTTATGGGTATGATGAGATTAGTAAATGTCAGGGGTGGAAGACGTGGGGGAATGCGCTGGGGGCGACGTCaagggggggtgtttggtTTGTGGAGTATGCGGTTTACTTGGTGTTGGCGGTGATGTTTGCGCTGTCGGCGAGCttgttggtgaaggagtATGCTGTTTATGCTAAGCATTCTGGTATTCCTGAGATCAAGACGGTGCTGGGTGGGTTTATTATCAGGAggtttttggggttgtggaCGTTGATTACGAAgagcttggggttggtgttaGCGGTGGCTTCGGGGATGtggttggggaaggaggggccgCTGGTGCAtgttgcttgttgctgtgcGAACTTGTTTATCAAGTTGTTTCCGAGTATTAATAACAATGAGG CTCGAAAACGAGAGGTCCTGTCCGCTGCTGCGGCTTCGGGGATATCGGTTGCTTTTGGGTCGCCCATCGGGGGTGTGCTCTTCAGTCTTGAGCAACTGTCGTACTATTTCCCCGACAAGACCATGTGGCAGAGCTTTGTGTGTGCCATGACAGCTGCCATGGTGTTGGAAGCTTTTGACCCGTTTCGATCGGGGAAGCTGGTCATGTACCAGGTAACCTACAGCTCGGTGTGGCACGGCTTTGAGCTTGTCCCGTTTGTCCTCCTCGGTCTTCTCGGGGGTGTGTATGGAGGGCTGTTCATCAAAGCAAACATGTGGGTTGCAAGATGGAGAAAGTCGGCAACCTGGCTTCCTGGCCCGGTCATCCAAGTAGTTGCCGTGGCGATTTTGACGGCCCTTCTCAACTACCCCAACAACTACATGCGAGCCCAGTGCTCCGATCTTgtctccaacctcttctccgAGTGCTCAAAGCTCACAGACGACCAATTCGGCCTCTGCAAGACAGGCGCCGCCTCAGCAGGCacaatcatcctcctcatcttcgccGCGGTCCtgggcttcttcctcgcgGCCATCACCTTTGGTCTTCAAATCCCCGCCGgtatcatcctcccctccatgGCCATCGGCGCCCTCGTCGGCCGCGCAATAGGCATCATCATGGAAATCTGGCaacacaaccaccccaactTTATCGCCTTTCGCTCCTGCGAACCGGACGTGCCGTGCATAACCCCCGGCACCTACGCCATCAtcggtgccgccgccgccctggGCGGTGTCACTCGGATGACTGTGTCAATAGTAGTCATCATGTTTGAGCTCACCGGCGCCCTGACATATgtcctccccatcatggTCGCGGTGATGATCTCAAAATGGGTAGGCGACGCGTTTTCCCGGAGGGGGATTTATGAATCCTGGATTCACTTCAACGAGTACCCCTACCTCGACAACAGCGAGGAGATACCGATTCCTGACATCCCGGCAAGCCAAATCATGACTCGGATTGAGGATTTGGTTGTTCTGACTGCTACGGGGCATACGATTGCTAGCTTGACGGCGGTGATGGAGCAGCATCCGTATCGTGGCTTTCCGGTTGTGTCGGACCCGAGGGATGCGATTTTGCTGGGGTATATTTCCAGGGCGGAGCTGGCGTATATTTTGCATGCGTCGACGCAGCCACCGAGGTTGTTACCCCCAGAGACGGAGGCGTTTTTTGCGCATCAGCCGTTGGCTGATCCGAGGACTACGTTGGATTTGAGGCAGTGGATGGATCAGACGCCGCTTACGCTGCCTAGGGGTAGTAGGTTGCATTTGGCGGTGTCGTACTTTCAgaagttggggttgaggtaTGTGATGTTTGTGGATAGGGGGGTGTTGCAGGGGTTGTTGACTAAGAAGGATGTTTGGTATGTGCTTAatggggcggaggagacgaggaggacggcggggaggggggaaccGATGGGTGGCGgggtggcgagggaggggggcgatggggagagggaggggttgttgggggttgggaggggggaggaggaggttgaggtggttaGTCCgattggggatggggggagtaATCTTTtgtga
- a CDS encoding uncharacterized protein (COG:S; EggNog:ENOG503NWQF), with the protein MSETMPSTAEEQQDPAASLPKIQTLLSAKDDTSRFVGLALLKSVLDNTPELRANEDAIASLWNSIPRKFLDRLIRTGSKQQAKGTNDMLDLAVSVLHTFTVLLPEKSKQESKLVNRIPQLVACLLYCSDETTKLVLETLVSLVNQPEGAEVFDSIDDLSTLTEIAPSQPLVLDTLYYAWLGAMATISDKKALRAKINQAIGSLVISFKGTDGVTLLKFLGNFLPRLDPELLPPNPKWLTPLAKFVRDLVISRPTADGRAAFANLSAALLESYPVQSPQLLFADDVDSKSTATSESPFAFLLVNLLLIDIRSTIPTLLGLLNSPSYSIIAQRLTSAYNVVSNFMGYLLRTLEALDSGETSNNQWIMKPDLLLKLRTSISETMSLTAEYLRDRWDASIAGAMGLHPEARTGAANESGISHFALAWDSKSVHSSQDPLILAAIRTLAIWLREDDGEQLRKEAAGLSDMFVELYQTSSSPEKGLDFRRPVLVAFEGILEERKGREAFLENGGWQALVNDLGNTLQASSTTSDENEAARGVEIVRNLLQIAEAEQPGTREDWMDLVTKTAAWVIPDEKQPPMVEEFQVTVLQLATALLVNAHPGLRRRYTHSTTAIIGIANQLRDKVKRDEGLVEALSDVLETLTALRQ; encoded by the exons ATGAGTGAAACGATGCCATCAACAGCTGAGGAACAGCAGGATCCAGCTGCCTCGCTACCAAAAATCCAGACCCTACTCAGCGCAAAGGACGACACATCTCGATTCGTTGGGCTGGCACTGCTCAAGTCTGTCCTGGATAATACACCAGAACTAAGGGCAAACGAAGATGCAATCGCCAGCTTGTGGAACAGTATTCCCCGAAAGTTCCTGGATCGTCTGATTCGGACTGGGTCGAAACAGCAAGCAAAAGGCACCAATGATATGTTGGATCTTGCTGTTTCTGTCCTCCACACCTTCACTGTGCTATTACCAGAGAAGTCAAAACAGGAAAGCAAGTTGGTAAACAGGATACCTCAGTTGGTGGCTTGTCTTTTGTACTG TTCTGATGAAACTACTAAACTGGTCCTTGAGACTCTTGTGAGCCTAGTAAACCAGCCTGAGGGTGCTGAGGTCTTTGACTCTATAGACGACTTGTCGACTTTGACTGAAATTGCACCTTCTCAGCCTCTCGTCCTGGACACTTTGTATTACGCGTGGCTAGGTGCCATGGCTACAATATCAGACAAGAAGGCTCTGCGCGCCAAGATTAACCAGGCCATCGGATCACTGGTCATTTCTTTCAAAGGCACTGATGGCGTCACTTTGTTGAAGTTTTTGGGAAATTTTCTTCCAAGACTCGATCCAGAGCTGCTCCCACCCAACCCGAAATGGCTTACACCACTGGCCAAGTTCGTGAGAGACCTTGTCATAAGTCGTCCTACTGCCGACGGCCGCGCAGCTTTtgccaacctctccgccgcTCTCCTCGAATCTTACCCAGTACAATCGCCTCAACTTCTCTTTGCCGACGATGTCGACAGCAAATCAACAGCTACAAGCGAAAGTCCATTTGCGTTTCTACTAGTCAACCTACTTCTCATCGACATTCGCTCGACGATACCGACTCTTTTAGGGCTGCTAAACAGCCCATCCTACAGCATAATAGCTCAGCGGCTCACCTCTGCCTATAATGTTGTCTCCAACTTTATGGGCTATCTCCTCCGAACACTGGAGGCGTTAGACAGCGGTGAAACCAGCAACAATCAGTGGATCATGAAGCCTGACTTGCTGCTCAAGCTTCGCACATCCATCTCAGAAACCATGTCACTCACGGCCGAATACCTTCGTGACCGCTGGGACGCCTCTATAGCTGGTGCCATGGGCTTGCATCCCGAAGCACGAACCGGGGCTGCCAACGAAAGCGGCATTTCGCATTTTGCTCTGGCGTGGGACTCCAAGAGTGTACACTCCAGCCAAGACCCATTGATACTTGCAGCCATAAGAACACTGGCAATTTGGCTGAGAGAAGACGACGGCGAACAGCTAAGAAAAGAAGCAGCCGGGTTAAGCGACATGTTTGTCGAGCTCTATcaaaccagcagcagccctgAGAAAGGTCTGGACTTTAGAAGACCAGTCCTCGTGGCATTCGAGGGCATCctggaagaaagaaaaggcagGGAAGCCTTTTTGGAAAATGGAGGGTGGCAAGCGCTGGTCAACGATCTCGGCAACACCCTCCAAGCCAGTTCAACGACAAGTGATGAAAACGAGGCCGCACGAGGGGTGGAGATTGTGAGGAACTTGCTTCAGATTGCCGAGGCGGAACAACCAGGCACTCGGGAGGACTGGATGGACTTGGTCACTAAGACGGCAGCGTGGGTGATTCCGGATGAGAAGCAGCCGccgatggtggaggagttcCAGGTGACCGTGCTGCAGCTTGCCACGGCGCTGTTGGTGAATGCCCATCCGGGTCTTCGCAGGAGGTACACTCATTCTACCACTGCGATTATTGGCATTGCGAACCAGCTGCGGGacaaggtgaagagggatgAGGGGCTGGTGGAGGCCCTCTCGGATGTACTCGAGACTTTGACCGCGTTGCGTCAGTGA